In Rhizobium sp. ARZ01, a genomic segment contains:
- a CDS encoding ABC transporter substrate-binding protein, whose amino-acid sequence MMKMFNGRARMLASSAALSLLMMTAPAAFADTPKDTLVEAFAIDDIITMDPGEAFELSTAEMTSNTYDLLVRLDPTDTSKVKGDLAESWTVSDDGLTYTFKLKSGLKFASGNPITAEDVAFSFERAVKLDKSPAFILTQFGLSGDNVTEKAKAADETTFVFTVDKPYAPSFVLNCLTATVASVLDKKLVMENAKPVTPTDEYKYDTDFGNEWLKTGYAGSGAFKLREWRANELVVLEKNDNYHGEQAKLARVIYRHMKESAGQRLALEAGDVDVARNLDPGDLDAIAKNADLASTSAPKGSIYYISLNQKNEALAKPEVREAFKYLVDYDAIGSTLIKGIGDIHQTFLPKGVLGALDEKPYTKDVAKAKELLAKAGYPDGFTVTMDVRNTQPVAGIAESIQQTLAEAGVKLEIIPGDGKQTLTKYRARTHDIYIGVWGMDYFDPNSNAETFTSNTDNSDEGKNKTLAWRNTWDVPELTKETQAALLEKDSAKRADMYKGLQKAVLETSPFVVIFQQTEVAATRANLKDFKLGPSFDTNFVSTVSKD is encoded by the coding sequence ATGATGAAAATGTTCAATGGTCGCGCACGGATGCTCGCATCGAGCGCCGCGCTTTCGCTTCTGATGATGACGGCTCCGGCCGCATTTGCTGATACCCCGAAGGATACGCTCGTCGAAGCATTCGCCATCGACGACATCATCACCATGGATCCGGGCGAGGCTTTCGAGCTCTCGACGGCGGAAATGACCAGCAACACCTATGATCTGCTCGTCCGCCTCGATCCGACCGACACCTCCAAGGTCAAGGGCGACCTCGCCGAGAGCTGGACCGTCTCCGATGACGGTCTCACCTACACCTTCAAGCTCAAGTCCGGCCTGAAGTTCGCTTCCGGCAACCCGATCACCGCCGAAGACGTAGCGTTCTCGTTCGAGCGCGCGGTCAAGCTCGACAAGAGCCCGGCCTTCATCCTCACCCAGTTCGGCCTCTCCGGCGACAATGTTACCGAAAAGGCCAAGGCCGCTGACGAAACCACCTTCGTCTTCACCGTCGACAAGCCCTATGCGCCGTCCTTCGTCCTGAACTGCCTGACGGCGACGGTTGCCTCCGTGCTCGACAAGAAGCTGGTCATGGAGAACGCCAAGCCGGTAACGCCGACCGACGAGTACAAGTACGACACCGACTTCGGCAACGAGTGGCTGAAGACCGGCTATGCCGGCTCGGGCGCCTTCAAGCTGCGCGAATGGCGCGCCAACGAACTGGTCGTCCTGGAGAAGAACGACAACTACCATGGCGAGCAGGCCAAGCTTGCGCGTGTCATCTACCGCCACATGAAGGAAAGCGCCGGCCAGCGCCTCGCGCTCGAAGCCGGTGACGTCGACGTTGCCCGCAACCTCGATCCGGGCGATCTCGATGCCATTGCCAAGAACGCCGACCTCGCCTCGACCAGCGCGCCGAAGGGCTCCATCTACTACATCAGCCTCAACCAGAAGAACGAGGCGCTCGCCAAGCCCGAAGTGCGTGAGGCCTTCAAGTACCTGGTCGACTACGATGCGATCGGCTCGACCCTGATCAAGGGCATCGGCGATATCCACCAGACCTTCCTGCCCAAGGGCGTTCTCGGTGCTCTCGACGAAAAGCCCTACACAAAGGACGTCGCCAAGGCGAAGGAACTGCTTGCAAAGGCCGGCTATCCGGACGGCTTCACCGTGACCATGGATGTGCGCAACACCCAGCCGGTCGCTGGTATCGCCGAGTCGATCCAGCAGACCCTCGCCGAAGCCGGCGTGAAGCTGGAAATCATCCCCGGCGACGGCAAGCAGACGCTTACGAAGTACCGCGCCCGCACCCACGACATTTACATCGGTGTGTGGGGCATGGACTACTTCGACCCGAACTCGAACGCCGAGACCTTCACCTCGAATACGGACAACTCGGACGAAGGCAAGAACAAGACGCTCGCCTGGCGCAACACATGGGACGTGCCGGAACTGACGAAGGAAACGCAGGCAGCACTCCTGGAGAAGGACAGCGCCAAGCGCGCGGACATGTACAAGGGGCTGCAGAAGGCCGTTCTCGAGACCAGCCCGTTCGTCGTCATCTTCCAGCAGACGGAAGTGGCCGCGACCAGGGCGAACCTGAAGGACTTCAAGCTGGGACCGAGCTTCGACACGAACTTCGTGTCGACCGTCTCCAAGGACTGA
- a CDS encoding ABC transporter permease yields MSAIPTQAGAGRASARARSLVLATLRFLVIVVTTYLGLLAVTFFIGRVIPIDPVLAILGDRAPQHVVDRVREEMGFNLPLYQQFFLYVKGALQGDFGTSVLTTNPVMQDIRRVFPATIELATLGTLIGALFGIPLGVLAAVKRGSLADQIVRVIGLIGYSVPIFWLALLSLVLFYAKLQWAAFPGRVDVVYEYSFTPVTGFYLIDATMQGAWDVLWDLIRHIALPACLLGYFALAYISRMTRSFMLNELSQEYIVAARAKGLSETRIIWGHALRNAAVPLITVIALSYAGLLEGSVLTETVFAWPGLGLYITNSLQNADMNAVLGGTIVIGSVFIAINLLSDLLYRTLDPRTRTR; encoded by the coding sequence TTGTCCGCTATTCCAACTCAAGCAGGGGCCGGGCGCGCAAGCGCCCGAGCCCGCTCGCTCGTCCTCGCCACGCTGCGTTTTCTCGTCATTGTGGTGACGACCTATCTCGGCCTTCTCGCCGTGACCTTCTTCATCGGCCGCGTCATCCCGATTGATCCCGTGCTCGCCATTCTCGGCGACCGCGCACCGCAGCACGTGGTCGACCGCGTGCGCGAAGAGATGGGCTTCAACCTGCCGCTCTACCAGCAGTTCTTCCTCTACGTGAAGGGCGCACTGCAGGGGGATTTCGGTACCTCCGTCCTGACCACCAATCCGGTGATGCAGGACATTCGACGGGTCTTTCCGGCGACGATCGAGCTTGCCACGCTAGGCACGCTCATCGGCGCCCTCTTCGGCATCCCGCTCGGCGTTCTCGCCGCCGTCAAGCGCGGCAGCCTTGCCGACCAGATCGTCCGCGTCATCGGCCTCATCGGCTATTCCGTGCCGATCTTCTGGCTGGCGCTGCTTTCGCTCGTACTCTTCTACGCCAAGCTTCAATGGGCCGCATTCCCCGGCCGCGTCGACGTTGTCTACGAATATTCCTTCACCCCGGTCACAGGCTTCTACCTGATCGATGCGACTATGCAGGGTGCCTGGGACGTGCTGTGGGACCTGATCCGCCACATCGCCTTGCCCGCTTGTCTCCTCGGCTACTTTGCGCTGGCCTATATCAGCCGCATGACACGCAGCTTCATGCTCAATGAACTGAGTCAGGAATACATCGTCGCCGCCCGCGCCAAGGGCCTTTCGGAAACCCGCATCATCTGGGGCCATGCCCTGCGCAACGCCGCCGTGCCGCTGATCACGGTTATCGCGCTTTCCTATGCCGGCCTTCTCGAAGGCTCGGTGCTGACGGAAACGGTATTCGCCTGGCCGGGTCTCGGCCTCTACATCACCAATTCGCTCCAGAACGCCGACATGAACGCGGTGCTTGGCGGAACGATCGTCATCGGCTCCGTCTTCATCGCCATCAACCTTCTGTCGGATCTGCTGTATCGGACACTTGACCCGAGGACGCGCACGCGATGA